A section of the Clostridiisalibacter paucivorans DSM 22131 genome encodes:
- the nifJ gene encoding pyruvate:ferredoxin (flavodoxin) oxidoreductase — MAKVMKTMDGNTAAAYVSYAFTDVAAIYPITPSSPMAEHVDEWAAHGKKNIFGQPVRVTELQSEAGASGAVHGSLTAGALTTTFTASQGLLLMVPNMYKIAGELLPGVFHVSARAVATHALSIFGDHSDVMATRQTGFALLASSSVQEVADLAGIAHLAAIKTSVPFVHFFDGFRTSHEIQKVELIDYEEYAKLTDFEAVNAFRNKALNPEHPYTKGTAQNPDIFFQAREACNKYYDVIPDVVAEYMKEITKITGRKYMPFKYYGAEDAERIIIAMGSVTETIEETVDYLVAKGEKVGAIVVHLYRPFSEKYFFDALPKTVKKIAVLDRTKEPGAIGEPLYLDIKALFYNKENAPLIVGGRYGLGSKDTTPSDIKAVFDNLNAEEPKDRFTVSIVDDVTFTSLEVKEKINTAPKGTIACKFWGLGSDGTVGANKNAIKIIGDNTDMYAQGYFAYDSKKSGGVTISHLRFGDEPIKSTYLINEADFISCSKQAYVNQYDLLKGLKDGGTFLLNTLWSPEELEEKLPANIKKYIADHNINFYIINATKIASEIGLGNRTNMIMQSAFFKLAEVIDIDDALKYLKEAIVKSYGKKGEKIVNMNKEAVDKGIDSLVKIDVPSSWAKAEEANEAAATKEVPDFIKNVLEPMNKQEGDNLPVSTFVGAEDGSFPHGTAAYEKRGIAVNVPEWAKDKCIQCNQCSFVCPHAAIRPILVDEDEAKKAPEGFETKPATGKGFEGLQYKIQVSALDCTGCGNCADICPVNALEMKPLDTQVEKEVPNWDYAMSVKVKDDLMTAENVKGSQFKQPLLEFSGACAGCGETPYAKLVTQLFGDRMVIANATGCSSIWGGSAPSTPYCKNAEGKGPAWANSLFEDNAEYGYGMAVAIRQIREGIAELVKELISLDIKEDVKAPFKEWLEGMDDAKASKAATLKVLPVLDKKDVDDARAKEILADIEAKKDYLIKKSVWIFGGDGWAYDIGYGGLDHVLASGEDVNVFVFDTEVYSNTGGQSSKATPTAAVAKFAASGKKVKKKDLGMIATTYGYVYVAQVAMGYNKNQLVKAVVEAEKYDGPSLIIAYAPCINHGIKAGMGKTQEQEKKAVEAGYWHLYRYNPLLKEEGKNPFTLDSKEPTASFKEFLNSEVRYTSLIKTFPELADELFTKAEEDAKERYGNYKRMAEMEY, encoded by the coding sequence ATGGCAAAAGTTATGAAAACTATGGATGGTAATACAGCTGCTGCATATGTTTCTTATGCATTTACTGATGTGGCTGCAATATACCCTATAACACCATCATCACCAATGGCTGAGCATGTTGATGAATGGGCTGCCCATGGTAAGAAAAACATCTTTGGTCAACCAGTACGTGTTACTGAATTACAATCAGAGGCTGGTGCATCAGGAGCAGTACACGGTTCATTAACAGCAGGAGCATTAACTACAACATTTACAGCATCACAGGGATTATTATTAATGGTTCCTAATATGTATAAAATTGCAGGAGAGCTTTTACCAGGAGTATTCCATGTAAGTGCCCGTGCGGTTGCAACCCATGCACTTTCAATATTTGGAGATCATTCGGATGTAATGGCTACTAGACAAACTGGATTTGCACTTTTAGCTTCAAGTAGTGTACAAGAAGTGGCAGACCTTGCTGGAATTGCTCATTTAGCAGCAATAAAGACAAGCGTTCCTTTTGTACATTTCTTTGATGGATTTAGAACTTCTCATGAAATCCAAAAAGTAGAGTTAATAGACTATGAAGAATATGCTAAACTGACTGATTTTGAAGCAGTTAATGCATTTAGAAATAAGGCATTAAATCCAGAGCATCCATATACAAAAGGTACAGCTCAAAACCCTGATATATTCTTCCAAGCAAGAGAAGCATGTAATAAATATTATGATGTTATACCAGATGTGGTAGCAGAATATATGAAAGAAATAACTAAGATAACTGGAAGAAAATATATGCCATTTAAATATTATGGTGCAGAAGATGCAGAAAGAATTATTATAGCTATGGGATCAGTTACTGAGACTATCGAAGAAACAGTAGACTATTTAGTAGCTAAGGGAGAAAAGGTAGGAGCAATAGTAGTACATCTATATAGACCTTTCTCTGAAAAATATTTCTTTGATGCATTACCAAAGACAGTTAAAAAGATAGCTGTTTTAGATAGAACTAAAGAGCCTGGAGCAATTGGAGAGCCATTGTATTTAGATATAAAAGCATTATTTTACAATAAGGAAAATGCTCCATTAATAGTTGGAGGAAGATATGGATTAGGTTCAAAAGATACTACTCCTTCAGATATTAAAGCAGTGTTTGATAATTTGAATGCAGAAGAACCAAAAGATAGATTTACTGTAAGCATCGTTGATGATGTTACATTTACTTCATTAGAAGTTAAAGAAAAGATAAATACAGCACCAAAAGGAACTATCGCTTGTAAATTCTGGGGATTAGGTTCAGATGGTACTGTTGGAGCTAATAAAAACGCTATCAAAATTATCGGAGACAATACAGATATGTATGCTCAAGGATATTTTGCATATGATAGTAAAAAATCAGGTGGAGTTACAATTTCTCACTTGAGATTTGGTGACGAACCTATAAAGTCTACTTACTTAATTAATGAAGCGGACTTTATTTCATGTTCAAAACAAGCATATGTGAACCAATATGATTTATTGAAAGGCCTTAAAGATGGAGGAACTTTCCTATTAAATACATTATGGTCACCAGAAGAATTAGAAGAAAAATTACCTGCTAATATCAAGAAATATATAGCTGATCATAATATTAACTTCTATATTATAAATGCTACTAAGATAGCATCTGAAATAGGATTAGGTAATAGGACAAATATGATTATGCAATCAGCATTCTTTAAATTAGCTGAGGTAATTGATATAGATGACGCACTTAAGTACCTTAAAGAAGCTATTGTTAAATCTTATGGTAAGAAAGGTGAAAAGATAGTTAATATGAATAAAGAAGCTGTTGATAAAGGTATAGATTCTCTAGTTAAGATAGATGTACCTAGCTCATGGGCGAAAGCTGAAGAAGCTAATGAAGCTGCTGCAACAAAAGAAGTGCCAGATTTCATTAAAAATGTATTAGAGCCTATGAATAAACAAGAGGGAGATAATCTACCCGTAAGTACATTTGTTGGTGCAGAAGATGGATCATTCCCACATGGAACTGCTGCATATGAAAAGAGAGGTATAGCAGTAAATGTACCAGAATGGGCAAAAGATAAATGTATCCAATGTAACCAATGTTCATTTGTATGTCCACATGCAGCTATAAGACCTATATTAGTTGATGAAGATGAAGCTAAGAAGGCACCAGAAGGATTTGAAACTAAACCTGCAACTGGTAAGGGATTTGAAGGACTACAATATAAGATACAGGTAAGTGCATTGGATTGTACAGGATGTGGAAACTGTGCAGATATTTGCCCAGTTAATGCCCTTGAAATGAAACCTCTTGATACTCAAGTTGAAAAAGAAGTTCCAAATTGGGACTATGCTATGAGTGTAAAGGTAAAAGATGATTTAATGACAGCAGAAAATGTTAAAGGTAGTCAATTTAAACAACCATTACTTGAGTTCTCAGGAGCTTGTGCAGGATGTGGTGAAACACCATATGCTAAACTTGTAACTCAATTATTTGGAGATAGAATGGTTATAGCTAATGCTACTGGATGTTCTTCAATCTGGGGTGGTTCAGCTCCTTCAACTCCATATTGCAAAAATGCAGAAGGCAAAGGACCTGCTTGGGCTAACTCATTATTTGAAGACAATGCTGAGTATGGATATGGTATGGCAGTGGCAATTAGACAAATAAGAGAAGGAATAGCTGAATTAGTAAAAGAATTAATCAGCTTAGATATAAAAGAAGATGTAAAAGCACCATTTAAAGAGTGGTTAGAAGGCATGGATGATGCTAAAGCATCTAAAGCAGCTACACTTAAAGTATTACCTGTATTAGATAAGAAAGATGTAGACGATGCTAGAGCCAAAGAAATTCTTGCAGATATTGAAGCTAAGAAAGATTATCTAATCAAGAAATCTGTATGGATATTTGGTGGAGACGGCTGGGCTTATGATATAGGTTATGGTGGATTAGATCACGTATTGGCATCTGGAGAAGATGTAAATGTATTTGTATTTGATACTGAAGTTTATTCAAATACTGGTGGTCAATCATCTAAGGCTACTCCTACTGCTGCTGTTGCTAAGTTTGCTGCTTCAGGTAAAAAGGTTAAGAAGAAAGACCTTGGTATGATAGCAACAACTTATGGTTATGTATATGTAGCACAAGTAGCTATGGGATACAACAAAAATCAATTAGTTAAGGCAGTAGTTGAAGCAGAGAAATATGATGGACCTTCACTAATCATTGCCTATGCTCCATGTATTAACCATGGTATAAAAGCTGGTATGGGTAAAACACAAGAGCAAGAAAAGAAAGCTGTAGAAGCTGGATATTGGCATCTATATAGATATAATCCACTACTTAAAGAAGAAGGAAAGAATCCATTCACATTAGATTCTAAAGAACCAACAGCATCCTTCAAGGAATTCTTAAATAGTGAGGTTAGATATACATCCCTTATAAAAACATTCCCTGAATTGGCAGATGAATTGTTTACTAAGGCAGAAGAAGATGCTAAAGAAAGATATGGAAACTATAAGAGAATGGCTGAAATGGAATATTAA
- a CDS encoding phosphatase translates to MMYLMDIHCHTIASGHAYSTVSEVIHEASNKGLSIVALTDHGPEMPGGPHMFYIANQRVIPKKVMGVHVLKGVEANIMDFEGALDVPDRVLKNLDLVIASLHDKCIEPGHRDENTAAIIGAIENPLVDIIGHSGNPVFPIHKEEMVLAAKKNNTLIEINNSSLGVTRKGSLVNCIEIAKLCKKYKVPVVMGSDAHIAYDVGNFDKVVEIFKDIDMPRDLIMNLWPEKFMKYLENKGKKRFESNI, encoded by the coding sequence ATGATGTATTTAATGGATATACATTGTCATACAATAGCTAGTGGTCATGCATATAGTACTGTCAGTGAAGTGATTCATGAGGCCAGTAACAAGGGCTTATCTATAGTAGCATTGACTGATCATGGACCAGAGATGCCTGGTGGTCCTCATATGTTTTATATAGCCAATCAGCGAGTAATTCCTAAAAAAGTGATGGGGGTTCACGTATTAAAAGGAGTGGAGGCAAATATAATGGACTTTGAAGGTGCATTAGATGTGCCAGATAGGGTATTGAAAAATCTAGATTTAGTAATAGCATCATTACATGACAAATGTATAGAACCTGGACATAGGGACGAAAATACAGCGGCTATTATAGGTGCTATAGAAAATCCTTTAGTGGATATTATAGGACATTCGGGGAATCCTGTTTTTCCTATCCATAAGGAGGAAATGGTATTGGCTGCAAAAAAGAACAACACATTGATAGAGATAAATAATAGCTCGTTAGGAGTCACTAGAAAGGGAAGTCTTGTTAATTGCATAGAGATAGCTAAGTTATGTAAGAAATATAAGGTGCCCGTGGTTATGGGGAGTGATGCCCATATAGCATATGATGTAGGTAATTTTGACAAAGTTGTAGAAATATTTAAAGATATAGATATGCCAAGGGATCTGATAATGAATCTATGGCCTGAAAAATTCATGAAATATTTGGAGAACAAAGGCAAGAAAAGGTTTGAGTCAAATATCTAA
- the hprK gene encoding HPr(Ser) kinase/phosphatase, with protein sequence MKSLTIDRLIKDMKLQIIYKPEKIDTEIIKSDINRPGLQLAGYFDHFVYDRLQIIGKVESSYLETLDKETKEYRLNRFFSAPIPALIVSRKMEVDPYMIECAKKYKRPILTTEMPTTKFISKIIGYIDDMLAPSTTIHGVLVDVYGIGILIVGKSGVGKSETALELIKRGHRLVADDAVEIIREEEGKLKGMAPELIRHFLEIRGLGILDIKRLYGIGAVRAFKTIELVIELEYWDEEKSYDRVGLDEDFTEILNTKLPKIVIPVKPGRNLAMIMEVAAKNHRQKQMGYNAAVELNNKLMKQMGFSE encoded by the coding sequence ATGAAATCTCTTACTATAGACAGATTAATTAAAGATATGAAATTACAGATTATATATAAACCAGAAAAAATAGATACTGAAATAATAAAAAGTGACATAAATAGGCCAGGTCTTCAATTGGCAGGATACTTTGATCATTTTGTTTATGATAGACTTCAAATTATAGGGAAGGTTGAGTCCAGTTATCTGGAGACATTGGATAAGGAGACTAAGGAATACAGACTAAATAGATTTTTTAGTGCTCCTATACCAGCACTAATAGTTAGTAGAAAAATGGAAGTTGATCCCTATATGATAGAATGTGCCAAGAAATATAAAAGACCTATTTTGACTACAGAGATGCCTACGACCAAGTTTATAAGTAAGATCATAGGATATATAGATGATATGTTAGCTCCAAGTACTACTATTCATGGAGTATTGGTTGACGTATATGGTATTGGTATACTAATAGTAGGAAAAAGTGGCGTTGGCAAAAGTGAAACAGCATTGGAATTGATAAAAAGAGGACATAGACTAGTTGCAGATGATGCAGTAGAAATTATCAGAGAAGAAGAAGGAAAATTAAAGGGAATGGCCCCTGAATTGATAAGACATTTTCTTGAGATAAGGGGACTAGGGATATTGGATATAAAAAGGCTTTATGGAATAGGAGCTGTTAGGGCTTTTAAAACCATAGAATTGGTAATAGAACTGGAATATTGGGATGAAGAAAAGAGTTATGACAGGGTAGGATTAGATGAAGATTTCACTGAAATACTGAATACCAAATTGCCCAAGATTGTAATACCAGTGAAACCAGGACGAAATTTAGCAATGATAATGGAGGTTGCAGCTAAAAATCATAGACAAAAACAGATGGGTTATAACGCCGCAGTGGAGTTAAACAATAAATTAATGAAACAGATGGGATTTAGTGAGTAG
- a CDS encoding PspC domain-containing protein — MENKKLYLSRTDKKISGVCGGIAEYFEIDSTLIRLLWVLATIFTVGFPGVIAYIVAAMVMPDKPKHFDEY, encoded by the coding sequence GTGGAAAATAAAAAATTATATTTATCGAGGACTGATAAAAAGATTTCAGGAGTTTGTGGAGGTATAGCAGAATACTTTGAGATAGATTCTACACTGATACGATTATTATGGGTATTGGCAACAATATTTACCGTTGGATTTCCTGGTGTCATAGCATATATTGTGGCAGCTATGGTTATGCCAGATAAACCAAAACATTTTGATGAATATTAG
- the uvrC gene encoding excinuclease ABC subunit UvrC, whose product MHFNIDEELKKLPDRSGVYLMKDDSGQIIYVGKAISLKKRVRQYFQNSSSKATKVRAMVKNIKEFEYIITDTEVEALILEANLIKKHKPKYNVLLRDDKQYPYIKVTTNETYPRVFKTRNIKKDGAKYFGPYTSSGAVNDTLDIIRNLYPIRTCKMNIDKGQRKKRPCLNYYIGKCMAPCQGNVDEKKYMDMINEIIMFLNGKEEKLVQIIEEKMKMASKELDFELAAKYRDKIMSLKHILEKQKIVSTKMVDQDIIGMARAMDESCIQIFFVRAGKVMGREHFILDDTESMNRGEILSAFVKQFYLGAAYVPKEVLIEEDFEDREVVEKWLSEKRGSKVYMKIPKRGDRNQLMEMVRTNAMNVLNQYSDRIKGKTLEAKEALQQLSEIMGLEALPIRIEAFDISNIQGVESVGSMVVFQDGQKVPRYYRRFKIKSVIGSNDYGSMEEIVRRRFNRGIEERRLIKNNKVKMKSFSVFPDIIMIDGGKGQVNIAKKVIDKMGIDIPICGLVKDENHRTRGIIYNNKEIKLPVGSKAFNLITRIQDEAHRFAISYHRTLRDKKVFKSVLDDIKGIGPKRKFELLKALGSVENIRKASLEELRAVKGMNNISAESVYNYFRQRR is encoded by the coding sequence ATGCACTTTAATATAGATGAGGAATTAAAAAAGTTACCAGATAGATCAGGTGTATATCTAATGAAAGATGATTCTGGACAGATTATATATGTAGGGAAGGCCATCTCTTTAAAGAAGAGGGTGAGACAATATTTTCAAAACTCTTCATCAAAGGCGACCAAGGTAAGGGCTATGGTGAAGAATATAAAGGAATTTGAATATATAATCACTGATACAGAAGTGGAGGCATTAATTTTAGAAGCAAACCTTATTAAAAAGCACAAACCTAAATATAATGTGCTTTTAAGGGATGACAAGCAATATCCTTATATAAAGGTTACTACTAATGAGACATATCCTAGAGTGTTTAAAACTAGAAATATAAAAAAGGATGGTGCAAAGTATTTTGGACCGTATACCAGTAGCGGTGCAGTAAATGATACATTAGATATCATTAGGAATTTATATCCAATAAGGACATGTAAGATGAATATAGACAAGGGACAGAGAAAAAAGAGGCCATGTCTAAATTATTATATAGGGAAATGTATGGCACCTTGTCAAGGCAATGTAGATGAAAAGAAATACATGGATATGATTAATGAAATAATTATGTTTCTTAATGGCAAAGAAGAAAAATTGGTACAGATTATAGAAGAAAAAATGAAAATGGCATCTAAGGAATTAGACTTTGAATTGGCAGCAAAATATCGAGATAAGATAATGTCTTTGAAACATATATTGGAAAAACAAAAGATAGTTTCCACTAAGATGGTGGATCAAGATATAATAGGTATGGCAAGAGCAATGGACGAATCTTGTATACAGATATTCTTTGTTAGAGCAGGAAAGGTTATGGGAAGAGAACATTTTATTTTAGATGATACTGAGAGTATGAATAGAGGGGAAATATTAAGCGCCTTTGTAAAACAATTTTATCTAGGAGCTGCATATGTGCCAAAGGAAGTATTGATAGAAGAAGACTTTGAAGATAGAGAAGTAGTAGAAAAATGGTTAAGTGAAAAAAGGGGTTCAAAGGTATATATGAAGATACCTAAAAGGGGAGATAGAAATCAGTTAATGGAAATGGTAAGAACCAATGCAATGAATGTATTAAATCAATATAGTGACAGAATAAAGGGGAAAACATTGGAAGCAAAGGAGGCATTACAGCAATTATCAGAAATAATGGGGTTGGAAGCATTGCCCATAAGGATAGAGGCCTTTGATATATCCAATATACAGGGGGTAGAATCAGTGGGTTCCATGGTAGTGTTTCAGGATGGACAAAAGGTCCCCAGATATTATAGAAGATTTAAAATAAAAAGTGTAATTGGTTCTAATGACTATGGAAGCATGGAAGAAATTGTTAGAAGAAGGTTTAATCGTGGCATAGAGGAAAGAAGACTTATAAAGAACAATAAAGTAAAGATGAAGAGTTTTTCTGTATTTCCAGATATTATAATGATTGATGGAGGGAAAGGTCAAGTAAATATAGCAAAAAAAGTTATAGATAAAATGGGAATAGATATCCCTATATGTGGTCTGGTAAAGGACGAAAATCACAGGACTAGAGGTATTATATATAATAATAAGGAAATAAAACTCCCTGTTGGAAGTAAGGCGTTCAATCTTATTACTAGAATTCAAGATGAGGCCCATAGATTTGCCATAAGCTACCATAGAACATTAAGGGATAAAAAGGTGTTTAAATCTGTATTAGATGATATAAAGGGCATAGGACCCAAAAGGAAATTTGAATTGTTAAAGGCATTGGGTTCTGTAGAAAATATAAGAAAGGCATCTTTAGAAGAATTAAGAGCAGTTAAGGGTATGAATAATATATCGGCAGAATCTGTATATAATTATTTTAGACAGAGACGATAG
- a CDS encoding cold shock domain-containing protein, with the protein MNGIVKWFNAEKGFGFITTEEENDVFAHFSQINKDGFKTLEEGQKVSFDVVKGPKGPQAENITIL; encoded by the coding sequence ATGAATGGTATAGTAAAATGGTTTAATGCAGAAAAGGGATTTGGATTTATTACTACAGAAGAAGAAAATGATGTATTCGCTCATTTTTCTCAAATTAATAAGGATGGATTCAAGACATTGGAAGAAGGACAAAAAGTATCCTTTGATGTAGTTAAAGGACCAAAAGGCCCTCAAGCAGAAAATATAACAATACTTTAA
- a CDS encoding membrane protein, translating to MKGRKNGEEQPYIPFGIFKIRIPFIHYKIEMPEIWQGLLLCATCLGAIPVMTETLGFSFEVALTMVIINGLFYNLHVLMGDPVVPGWITPALPLILGFLGQYKMGPDRIHALIALQLLVGVLFVIMGITGLAGKIINWIPNSMKAGILLGAGVAAITGEMGIGGRFGEFPISIALGGLLSFYILFSAKFKSIKVKSNILSYLGKYGMVPAIIVSLFIGVLVKEIPVPNIQWEIFVPRFGEVIKTISPLGIGFPGVDIFIAALPMVIVVYIIAFGDFITSKALINEANESRKDEKIDFDSNRSNLISGARNIIQSIIVPYATLCGPLWAAVTAAVSERYKEGRHQMDSIYGGFGSFRIASFIGVSLMPIVSLLKPVLPIALSLTLLVQGFVCTRIAMQYTETNEEKGLAGVMGAVLATKGAAWGLAVGLILHFIIGSGKNKEMEKANELEATA from the coding sequence ATGAAAGGAAGAAAAAATGGTGAAGAGCAACCGTATATTCCATTTGGAATATTTAAAATAAGAATTCCATTTATACACTATAAAATAGAAATGCCTGAAATTTGGCAAGGACTCTTACTTTGTGCAACTTGTCTAGGTGCGATACCTGTTATGACTGAGACTCTAGGATTTTCTTTTGAGGTGGCTTTAACAATGGTTATAATAAATGGATTGTTTTATAACCTACATGTTTTAATGGGAGATCCTGTTGTGCCAGGCTGGATAACTCCAGCATTGCCATTGATTTTAGGGTTTTTAGGACAATATAAAATGGGCCCAGATAGAATACATGCACTAATAGCATTACAATTATTAGTGGGAGTATTGTTTGTAATAATGGGGATAACAGGTTTAGCTGGAAAAATAATAAACTGGATTCCCAATTCAATGAAAGCTGGTATATTATTGGGTGCTGGTGTTGCTGCTATAACAGGGGAAATGGGCATAGGAGGAAGATTTGGTGAATTTCCTATTTCTATAGCATTAGGGGGGTTATTGTCATTTTATATTTTATTTTCAGCAAAGTTTAAGAGTATAAAGGTGAAATCTAATATATTGTCATATTTAGGCAAATATGGAATGGTACCAGCTATAATAGTGTCTTTATTTATAGGTGTTTTAGTAAAAGAAATACCAGTACCAAATATACAGTGGGAAATATTTGTGCCTAGATTTGGAGAAGTTATAAAGACCATAAGCCCATTGGGCATAGGCTTTCCAGGCGTTGATATATTTATAGCTGCATTACCTATGGTAATTGTAGTGTATATAATAGCCTTTGGAGACTTTATAACTAGTAAAGCATTGATAAATGAAGCAAATGAAAGCAGAAAAGATGAAAAGATAGACTTTGACTCCAATAGATCTAATCTTATAAGTGGTGCTAGAAATATCATTCAATCTATAATAGTTCCCTATGCCACATTATGTGGACCCTTATGGGCTGCAGTGACAGCAGCTGTTAGTGAAAGGTATAAAGAGGGAAGGCATCAAATGGATTCTATATATGGAGGATTTGGAAGTTTTAGAATAGCTAGTTTTATAGGTGTTTCATTAATGCCCATAGTGTCATTGTTAAAGCCTGTATTGCCTATTGCACTATCTTTGACATTATTAGTTCAAGGATTTGTTTGTACTAGGATAGCCATGCAATATACTGAAACAAATGAAGAAAAGGGATTGGCTGGAGTTATGGGTGCTGTACTAGCTACCAAAGGAGCTGCTTGGGGATTGGCTGTAGGACTGATATTGCATTTTATAATAGGAAGTGGAAAGAATAAAGAAATGGAAAAGGCAAATGAATTAGAGGCTACAGCATAG